From a single Streptomyces rubradiris genomic region:
- a CDS encoding HhH-GPD-type base excision DNA repair protein, which translates to MDVTLHLAQDPAADALLGRSPLAALTGMLLDQQIPMEWAFKGPRTIADRLGTEDLDAHEIAAMDPEAFAALLSEKPAVHRYPGSMAKRVQQLCQYLVEHYDGDAEAVWRDAGSGPELLRRLQELPGFGKQKAQIFLALLGKRLGVAPEGWREAAGAYGEPGSFRSVADITGPESLAKVRAHKQEMKAAAKAAKAARKK; encoded by the coding sequence ATGGACGTCACCCTGCACCTCGCCCAGGACCCCGCGGCCGACGCGCTGCTCGGGCGCTCCCCGCTCGCCGCGCTGACCGGGATGCTGCTGGACCAGCAGATCCCGATGGAGTGGGCGTTCAAGGGCCCCCGGACCATCGCCGACCGGCTCGGCACCGAGGACCTGGACGCCCACGAGATCGCCGCGATGGACCCGGAGGCCTTCGCCGCGCTGCTCTCCGAGAAGCCGGCGGTGCACCGCTACCCGGGCTCGATGGCCAAGCGCGTCCAGCAGTTGTGCCAGTACCTCGTCGAGCACTACGACGGGGACGCGGAGGCGGTCTGGCGGGACGCCGGCAGCGGGCCGGAGCTGCTGCGCCGGCTCCAGGAGCTGCCGGGGTTCGGCAAGCAGAAGGCGCAGATCTTCCTGGCCCTGCTCGGCAAGCGGCTCGGGGTCGCCCCGGAGGGCTGGCGGGAGGCCGCCGGCGCCTACGGCGAACCCGGTTCCTTCCGGTCCGTCGCCGACATCACCGGACCGGAGTCGCTGGCCAAGGTGCGCGCCCACAAGCAGGAGATGAAGGCGGCGGCCAAGGCGGCCAAGGCGGCCCGGAAGAAGTGA
- the upp gene encoding uracil phosphoribosyltransferase, which yields MRLHVVDHPLVAHKLTTLRDQRTDSATFRRLADELVTLLAYEATRDVRTETVDIQTPVARTTGVKLARPRPLVVPILRAGLGMLDGMVRLLPTAEVGFLGMIRNEETLEASTYASRMPEDLSGRQVYVLDPMLATGGTLVAAIQELIKRGADDVTAVVLLAAPEGVAVVERELAGTPVTVVTAAVDDHLDEQGYIVPGLGDAGDRLYGSAE from the coding sequence ACCACGCTGCGCGACCAGCGCACCGACTCCGCGACCTTCCGGCGGCTCGCCGACGAGCTGGTCACCCTGCTCGCCTACGAGGCCACGCGGGACGTGCGCACCGAGACCGTCGACATCCAGACACCGGTCGCCCGCACCACGGGTGTGAAGCTGGCCCGCCCCCGTCCGCTGGTGGTGCCGATCCTGCGGGCCGGTCTCGGCATGCTGGACGGCATGGTCCGGCTGCTGCCGACCGCCGAGGTGGGCTTCCTGGGCATGATCCGCAACGAGGAGACGCTGGAGGCGTCCACGTACGCCTCGCGCATGCCGGAGGACCTGTCGGGCCGCCAGGTGTACGTGCTGGACCCGATGCTGGCCACGGGCGGCACCCTGGTCGCGGCGATCCAGGAACTGATCAAGCGCGGTGCGGACGATGTGACGGCCGTGGTGCTGCTGGCCGCTCCCGAGGGGGTCGCCGTGGTGGAGCGCGAGCTGGCGGGCACGCCGGTGACCGTGGTCACCGCGGCCGTCGACGACCACCTCGACGAGCAGGGGTACATCGTGCCGGGGCTCGGGGACGCGGGGGACCGGCTGTACGGGTCCGCCGAGTAG
- a CDS encoding HdeD family acid-resistance protein: MTEAPSGGPAGDREYDDRHVHAAEPARGHPAAEPARGHPEPEPPFEGPLHALSRAAWQTVLLTGIGSLVLGVLVLVWPGASLLAAGVLFGLYLLYTGVLQLVAAFGTHQATSLRVLAFISGALSILLGLLCFRGPMRSLLLLALWIGIGWLFRGITQILAAVHDPRMPARGWQILLGVLTFVAGVVLIDSPFESVAVLTLVGGIWLVAVGVVEILTALRMRVRTRRVPRML, translated from the coding sequence ATGACCGAGGCACCGAGCGGCGGCCCCGCCGGGGACCGTGAGTACGACGACCGGCACGTCCACGCGGCGGAACCGGCCCGGGGACACCCGGCGGCGGAGCCGGCCCGCGGCCACCCGGAACCGGAACCGCCGTTCGAGGGACCGCTGCACGCGCTGTCCCGGGCCGCCTGGCAGACCGTCCTGCTCACCGGGATCGGCTCCCTCGTGCTCGGCGTCCTGGTGCTGGTCTGGCCGGGCGCCTCCCTGCTCGCCGCCGGCGTCCTCTTCGGCCTGTACCTGCTCTACACCGGCGTCCTCCAGCTGGTCGCCGCCTTCGGCACCCACCAGGCGACCTCGCTGCGGGTGCTGGCCTTCATCAGCGGCGCGCTGTCGATCCTGCTCGGCCTGCTCTGCTTCCGCGGGCCCATGCGGTCGCTGCTGCTGCTCGCCCTGTGGATCGGCATCGGCTGGCTGTTCCGGGGGATCACCCAGATCCTGGCCGCCGTGCACGATCCCCGGATGCCCGCCCGGGGCTGGCAGATCCTCCTCGGCGTCCTCACCTTCGTCGCCGGCGTCGTGCTCATCGACTCGCCCTTCGAGTCGGTCGCGGTGCTCACCCTCGTCGGCGGGATCTGGCTGGTCGCGGTGGGCGTGGTGGAGATCCTCACCGCGCTGCGCATGCGCGTCCGGACCCGCCGGGTGCCACGGATGCTGTGA
- a CDS encoding LytR C-terminal domain-containing protein, translating into MLTPPGMGGQYRITGDKYPRMRPSRRRGRLVAAAVASAAVLGLLGWGTVQLIDVFTGGGDGTTTARRTTHCPARTAAGTGQAPAAEAKSLPAPGRITVNVYNATPRSGLAKKTADELRRRGFRIGKVGNAAKEYDKKVKGPGLLLGSPAAQDTSLRVLATQLTGASPRADARDGADLDLIIGDAFKDLTRRQTADKAVTTLTAPDTATASAKKTC; encoded by the coding sequence ATGCTGACTCCCCCCGGCATGGGCGGCCAGTACCGGATCACGGGGGACAAGTACCCCCGCATGCGTCCGTCCCGCCGACGCGGCAGGCTCGTGGCCGCGGCGGTCGCCTCCGCCGCCGTGCTCGGCCTGCTCGGCTGGGGCACCGTGCAGCTCATCGACGTCTTCACCGGCGGCGGCGACGGCACCACGACGGCCCGCCGTACGACGCACTGCCCCGCCAGGACAGCCGCCGGGACCGGCCAGGCCCCCGCGGCCGAGGCGAAGTCCCTGCCCGCGCCCGGCCGGATCACCGTGAACGTCTACAACGCCACCCCGCGCAGCGGGCTCGCCAAGAAGACCGCGGACGAACTCCGCCGACGCGGCTTCCGGATCGGCAAGGTGGGCAACGCGGCCAAGGAGTACGACAAGAAGGTCAAGGGCCCGGGCCTGCTCCTCGGCTCCCCCGCCGCCCAGGACACCTCGCTGCGGGTGCTCGCCACCCAGCTGACCGGCGCGTCCCCGCGCGCCGACGCCCGCGACGGCGCCGACCTGGACCTGATCATCGGCGACGCCTTCAAGGACCTGACCCGCCGGCAGACGGCCGACAAGGCCGTGACGACGCTGACGGCCCCGGACACCGCTACGGCCTCTGCGAAGAAGACCTGCTGA
- a CDS encoding type II toxin-antitoxin system VapB family antitoxin yields the protein MIFKRIGNGRPYPDHGRESTRQWADVAPRPVRLDQLVTTKQQLDLETLLAEDSTFYGDLFAHVVKWQGDLYLEDGLHRAVRAALQQRQVLHARVLELD from the coding sequence GTGATCTTCAAGCGCATCGGAAACGGCCGGCCGTACCCCGACCACGGCCGGGAGAGCACCCGGCAGTGGGCGGACGTCGCGCCGCGCCCGGTCCGCCTCGATCAGCTCGTGACCACCAAGCAGCAGCTCGATCTGGAGACCCTGCTCGCGGAGGACTCGACGTTCTACGGCGACCTCTTCGCGCACGTCGTGAAGTGGCAGGGCGACCTCTATCTGGAGGACGGGCTGCACCGCGCGGTCCGCGCCGCCCTCCAGCAGCGCCAGGTGCTGCACGCGCGCGTGCTCGAACTCGACTGA
- a CDS encoding siderophore-interacting protein has translation MGQGRGWEGAVLRLLRAKDFVLTVLEAEDVTPHYRRLRLSDGGLLAATGVHPTMWVRLWFSDRGRPHQRAYTLVDPDPATGTFGLEFALHEGVASDWARTARPGDTVEATVQGTGFAHPDPAPSHLVAIADPASLPAVNSLLGALGSAPATVWFEGDPAGLPCRTEPGRHEIRPVPRRDAGAHLVERVRAELPAVLAGTPHPYVWIACDTATTRTLAAYARKELGVPKQRVHALGYWRAQPAPRGAD, from the coding sequence ATGGGACAGGGGCGGGGCTGGGAAGGCGCGGTCCTACGACTGCTGCGCGCCAAGGACTTCGTACTGACCGTCCTCGAAGCCGAGGACGTGACCCCTCACTACCGGCGGCTCCGGCTGAGCGACGGCGGACTGCTCGCCGCGACCGGCGTCCACCCGACGATGTGGGTCCGGCTGTGGTTCTCCGACCGGGGCCGGCCGCACCAGCGGGCCTACACCCTGGTCGACCCCGACCCGGCCACCGGCACCTTCGGCCTGGAGTTCGCCCTGCACGAGGGCGTGGCCTCCGACTGGGCCCGGACCGCGCGGCCCGGCGACACCGTCGAGGCCACCGTCCAGGGCACCGGCTTCGCCCACCCCGACCCCGCTCCCTCCCACCTCGTCGCGATCGCCGACCCGGCCTCGCTGCCCGCCGTCAACTCCCTCCTCGGCGCTCTGGGTTCCGCCCCGGCGACCGTCTGGTTCGAGGGCGACCCGGCGGGGCTGCCCTGCCGGACCGAGCCCGGCCGGCACGAGATCCGGCCGGTGCCCCGCCGGGACGCGGGCGCCCACCTGGTGGAACGGGTCCGCGCCGAGCTGCCCGCCGTCCTCGCCGGCACCCCGCACCCGTACGTCTGGATCGCCTGCGACACCGCCACCACCCGCACCCTCGCGGCCTACGCGCGCAAGGAACTGGGCGTGCCGAAACAGCGGGTGCACGCGCTCGGGTACTGGCGCGCCCAGCCCGCGCCCCGGGGAGCGGACTGA